TGTAGCAACAGGAGCTGGTCTCACTGCAATTTACCACAGAACTATCAATTCGTTCAGTTTAAAATAAAGGCTACACAGGCTTGTTCGTATAATTTACATTTCTCCTCTCCAAATGAATCAAGAAGTTTCAGAGGTGTAGAAGAAAGAACAATtgttataaaacaaaaaatagataCTTTTGTTTGTAATACAGTATTAGATGTATTGATTATAATATTACAGTGCTGATTGCACatatgtttatagttaccaggtAGTCATATTTCTAGAAGACCCCAAATACCCAGAGAAGTCCAGGCTAGAATCATTGCTGAAGTGGAGAAAATACTGATGTGAGCTTCATGATGCTACCACAAGGAATGATGTGATGTATGTGTGGCAAGACTAGTGACAACATAAACCAAGAACAAAGATGGAAACATTTGTTTTAGATCCATCGTGTAATTTACTCACCCCACATTCATAACATTTAGATTTATCGAAGTAGTTACGTCTACGGATGAATTCCGCTGCTCTTCCATTGTCAATAGCAATACTTGCTTTTATTACTCTTCCAAATAACtaaaccaaaaggaaaaaaacctgagTCCACATTTGAGAAATCTGAACTCTCCCCCTCTTTTGCCATGGCATTTTTCTGTAGCTTACTTGTTTGTTGTTAAGCGCCCGAGAACAGTTTTGTGCAGATTCTTTatccaaaaacaaaataaatgcaacTCCTTTACTCTTCCTGGTGTCTTTGTCCTTCATAATAGTAACTCTGAAAATAAACATATAACAAAGTTACTGATAGGGGAAAAATCCTATCAAGCCATTTTTCATTACTTATAAATACTCACAAGTATCAGCTTTATATTAAATATAATCGTTAGTTATACGAGCCAATGTTCCCTGTAATTTTATCCATCCATGtacggaatgaattttgttatgtgtgccaatatcgaggtaatgtgcggatgtgcaccaccagtagaaacaaaaaacctagatataatatatattttttaaaagttgccatagggataattactccaaccaggacaggttaggcattttagaactcactagtcaaaaaattaaatttaagcatgagagagaaataaaattatgagatGCATAGCTGTCAAAAAAATgaataacagcactttgaaagaataaaattacagagaatatatgtgcactgcaggaagtaccaagaggtaagaaacaccaccaccaccaccactataagagtgtgtgtgtgtgtgtgtgtgtgtgtgtgtgtgtgtgtgtgagtgtgagagagagagagagagagagagagagacactgtgtgtgacatagaatatcagggttggaagggacctcaggaggtcatctagtccaactccctgctcaaagccggaccaattcccaactaaatcatcccagccagtgtgacagtgtgagtgtgtgtgattCAGAGACAGAGTGTATGTGTATGTACCTGTATGTGAGAGACACAGAGACAGTgtctgtgtgctggctgctggggaagtgtaTGATAGAccgtgcactgtctctttaagcagaGAGGCAATCACCAGAAAGCTCATTCAGACTGTAGCACCTGCCAGCAGCTCTGTcctgctcctgagccctgtcccccattctgcagagatggggtacatggacaggggggaggaggacaccctgacatcagtgccCTCCCCTACCCTCCGCTCTGCAAAGgaagcaggagggtcccaggagcgGTTGGCCAgcggctccaaggcagagggcaggagcaacacaGCTGCAGAGAAGCGGGGGGAAGAAATTTGAACACAAATCACCAGatgtatgggctggatgaatggactataaggtggatagaaagctggctagatcgtcaggctcaacgggtagtgatcaacggctccatgtctagttggcagccggtatcaagtggagtgccccaggggtcggtcctggggccggttttgttcaatatcttcattaatgatctggaggatggcgtggactgcactctcagcaagtttgcagatgacactaaactgggaggagtggtagatacgctggagggtagggataggatacagagggacctagacaaattagaggattgggccaaaagaaacctgatgaggttcaacaaggacaagtgcagagtcctgcacttaggacggaagaatcccatgcactgttacagactagggaccgaatggctaggaagcagttctgcagaaaaggacctaggggttacagtggacgagaagctggatatgagtcaacagtgtgcccttgttgccaagaaggctaacggcattttgggctgtataagtaggggcattgccagcagatcgagggacatgatcgttcccctctattcgacattggtgaggcctcatctggagtactgtgtccagttttgggccccatactacaagaaggatgtggaaaaattggaaagagtccagcagagggcaacaaaaatgattagggggctggagcacatgactcatgaggagaggctaagggaactgggattgtttaatctgcagaagagaagaatgagggggaatttgatagctgctttcaactacctgaaagggggttccaaagaggatggatctagactgttctcagtggtacctgatgacagaacaaggagtaatggtctcaagttgcagttggggaggtttaggttggatattaggaaaaactttttcactaggagggtggtgaagcactggaatgggttacctagggaggtggtggaatctccttccttagaggtttttaaggtcaggcttgacaaagccctggctgggatgatttagttggggattggtcctgctttgagcagggggttggactagaagacctcctgaggtcccttccaaccctgatattctatgtgtgCAGCTCTGCTAATCAAGTGCATGGCACTTGATTGACTCCTGGGCGGCCGTGCAGCCACGCAGGTTAGAGGGAACATAGCAGTGAGCAGCAAAACACTAAAGAGAACAAACACTTTTTAAGGAGAGGTACAGATAAAATGTGGATCTGCTTCTAATAGCAGATATAAAAAGCATACAGATTTTCTCTGACTGGGCCTGACAATGAAAAGCACTCTTGTGGTGTAAAAAAATTGAATTATAAAGCTTGAATTGAATCACATTGAATAATAAAACTTGAAGACTAATTACTATTTGGGCTTAACAGTTTATGGAACCCCTTTCTGAATGGTGAGCTTTCAACTTAAGGCTGCCACTTGTCAGATCAGTCATCTTGGTGTTGAACAGAAAAGATACAAATAGGAGAAGTGGCCAACACATGCTCTACTGGGCTTCTTACTTattttgtccctggttcagtctgTGCCATTTTCACCCCTttaatttttctaatttttttcctaAGGAAAAAGGACTGCTTGGGACTTTATAATCTTGAAGTGACAAAGAGAGACAGATCAGTGTCTGCTTATGTCCCGAGATGAAGCAGGAACCTCCGTTTTGAAATGAGAGAAAGATGAAATGGGCTCCTTTTTTATACTAAGCATACCCAGTTAAGgtttcccactgactttaaatgaATTAGAAGTTATTTTTTCTATTGCCTGTGGTTTGATGGGCATTTCCTACTGATTGTGAAGATATACTGAAGATGTATTTTATTATGGTTTACATTTTAAAGTATTGGTAAGTTTATCTTCCCGAGAAGGGGCTGGAGCCTTGAAGCTACAATTCTCTTTCTTCAATGTCTCAGAATCTATTTTGAGACTAAGAGCTAATACCAGCTGGTTGCATTTTGCTATGATCCTAGTGAGATCAacaatcttatttttaaatgccTCATCACTGGCCCGGGGCTAGTATTTAGAAGTGTCTACTCATTTCAAAACTGTCTAAAGTCATATAGAGTCCACACTTGTGAGGAGGAAGGTTAGTAAAGCAAGAGTCTTATTTAAAGCACTTCAGTGAGAGGCATCCTAGTACATAACAATATCCTGCTTGCTCCAGAGAATCGACTTTCAGAGCACTATTAGTCTCTGATGTATACTTATATCATGAGTGTGACTGCAAGAAACTCCCAACTGTTACAAGAGTGCAATTAAATTTACACTGGATTAAATATGGAAAAAAAGATTCAATAAAGTTCTCTACTTCAtgcttaaaataaattttaagtgtacaaagtacataaagaaagaaaaagcactAAATATTGGAGACCAACTTGAAGAAAAAACAGGCCATGTTTATACTTACTTAACAACTTTCCCATACTTGGAAAAAATCTGAAACAAAGAGCATTATATATAGGTTTAGCAGTCTGTTGTTAAATCAAACACTGTAACAAAATGACAGTTCACAAAAGTTTAAAATATACACGACACAGATGATGCATTTTACATAATGGCTGCATATTAATCTAAATAATGCAACTTCTTTTACACGTAGATGTGCTTACCCTGTATAAGTCGTTGTTGGTCAGAGAGAAGGGCAAGTTGGACACATACACTGTGCTTTTACTTGGTGCTAACCCACCACTCATTTTtctggggatagagagagagagagagagagaaagagagattaaCTAGTTGTGTTCAATAAAGTGAtctcaatttaaataaaaagatgaGCTGTTCCAAATATATATTGTACAGTCATATGTTAAAACTGTGGGTAGTAATGTGGCTTTGATTTCCCTACACAGTTTgacattaaatcaatgttcacTTTCATGTTCCACAGTGtaaaggaaaaatcaaagcaGTATTACTGCTCATGACTTACCAATTGACTAGGACAGGACAAACTCAGTAAAGTTGGCACAAGCCAACTCTACTAAAATGAGCTTTGAATGACTTGTGAAATAAATTCAGCTTTCAGACTAAATAAAACAGGTACTATTCCATTTATCATTAGACATTTTGGTCAATTCCTGAAGTTAATGAAAGTATTGTTTGAATAAGGATTGAATTATTTGCCTCTCTGGATGCAAAATGTAGGTCAGCTGAATTCAACATTAGAAATCCATACTGATAAGATAAACAACAAATCTCTTCAAACCAATACCTCgataattggggggaaaaaaccaataATTCATTAACTTTAAAAATTAGCATTGTTATTTATCATACCAAACAGTtatgtttttctttcatttccttGTAACTGACACCCCCTATATCCCTGCATCTACGTCTCCGCGGAACTCAgtattttcctttccccccctttctttaaGGATCTGCATCTCTCCTACATGCACTCCCTTCTCCACACAGGAGGCTCTGGAGGTAGCAGACTAGGCAGCACAGCTTCTTGCAACCCAGTCCTGTCTCATACTCTCTTGGTCCATCACCACCTCTACcattcctttccctctctctctgccctcatccatgtttacatttttatgttgtttataaaatataaattatttttaaaactgcataTGCACATGTGGAAACAGCTCTCTGTGTGAGCATGGGCCAGACTGCAGCTGTAGGTAacaggaaaaggggggggagggggagagaacaacCAAATCACTCCATCCTGACATTTAAGGGGCACACAACTCTGCATAGAACATTTCTGGTTTCTGGCTCATTGTGCAGTCTTGGCTTGATTCAAAATCCAGAACAAAATAGTAAACAAAGAATACCAAAATGACAAACTGTCCTTAATTAACAAAGTGTCCTTTAAGCACTAGAGCAAGATAGATGGACAGTTTCCTAGTTCCTCCTTGCTTCTTTGGCTTGGGGCGGGGGAAAGAACACTTCCCTGTTCTCCTCAggccacagttgccaactttcatgcagtaaataagcaccccaacttttacaagaagccaaaaatcaagctaatcccatttcaaaacaaggccaatcccaaagaaccccaacactctatgtgactagatcccacggcgtgcagtctgggactgtggtgagcccactgtgcacccctgactctctccccccttgcccGGAGccgatcaaaacaaaacaaaacaagcaacaagccaaaaactagccaacaagcaactcataAGCCAAGTAAGCCAAAACCAAGatcaatttctgcgtttttttcatGGATTTGGCATGTCTGCCTCAGGCCCTTCTCTCCCAGCCTTCCTGTGCCATAAACCGTCCCTAATGAAACCCCAGTTAATTCCTTTCTTGTCTACCTTATTGTAGCATTTATTATAAATCAAGGACTTCCCaaggacaatttaaaaaatatgagtTTGTAGGCCAATGAAATACAAGTCAAAAagatttaggggaaaaaaatcaaaaatcaatGACAATTTTTGAAAAACTaactttttctgttttttcccttAGAACTTCCCAGCAAATATCTACCCTGGGATGAGATACAAGAAGTGAAATTTAAGAAGATTGGTTTCTTTTTGCAGATGTTCCCAGGGggacagtttttttaaaaaaaaaatacagatttataAAGGGAGGCTAGTTTCACCCTTAACTAAGGAATGCCTATTGCCACACCATAATCAAACCCTGGATATTTTCTAGCACTCTGCTTCAACAACTTGTAGAGAGTATATTCCTACAACACACTGATTTCCCAAGTGCTTTTCCCTTCATTTCCTACGTGCTTGCTGCAATGCAATCTGTGTGGGTGGCAGCTACTGACTGAGCTTTTGagttttcctttccttcccttctctgttTAGGAACTGTATTTCCTTTGGCACAAGTATATGAGGTGATAAAGGTTATGCAAATAAAAACACAGAAAAGGTTCACAACGAAGGACAGATGTTACTTGTGGTGCTATGTAGGCTGCCCACATAATCCTAGACTCCCTTACTGCCTGGCATTAAATGCCCTAAGTCAAGGCTAACCAATTTGACCAGGCACCATGCCTTCCAAATAGATGGCCATAAGTGTGGTTATCCAGACACAAAGTGCTGTATTCAAAGGAAATGTTAAAAGCTATGCTGGTTCTGCATTATGGATCTCTGCCATatgggggacagggagaagaatgGGTAAAGCTTGTTCCATGGATAGAGGGCAATTAGTTTGCCTAAGAGAAAACCATAAGCTAAGCTCTCCTACAACTTGTGACTCTCCCCAGCAGGTCTCATTTTAGTGAACAGAACAATGGTCTGCAGGCTGACAAACATTAGACAGCTTGATTGGGTGACAACCACT
The Emys orbicularis isolate rEmyOrb1 chromosome 1, rEmyOrb1.hap1, whole genome shotgun sequence DNA segment above includes these coding regions:
- the ZCRB1 gene encoding zinc finger CCHC-type and RNA-binding motif-containing protein 1, which codes for MSGGLAPSKSTVYVSNLPFSLTNNDLYRIFSKYGKVVKVTIMKDKDTRKSKGVAFILFLDKESAQNCSRALNNKQLFGRVIKASIAIDNGRAAEFIRRRNYFDKSKCYECGETGHLSYACPKNMLGEREPPKKKEKKKRKKIVEPEEELEEEEESEDEGEDPALDSLSQAIAFQQAKIEEEQQRWKQTAGEPSTSDDSRRPRIKKSAYFSDEEEFSD